From Drosophila santomea strain STO CAGO 1482 chromosome 2R, Prin_Dsan_1.1, whole genome shotgun sequence:
TGGACATCGATGTGCACGGTGCCATGGGGCGGATGGCGACTGCCGTCGTCGGCCAGGCACTGGTAGTCGCCGGCGTTCTTCTCATCCACATTGTCCAGGATAATCACGCCGTTCTGATGGTCCACGGTGGCGGGCTGTCCGTTCAGATCCTGAAAGACGAAAGTAAAGGTGGGAAAATGGACGGCGGTGCCAGCGATAGTGTGAGCTGAGTGATAGTGCGAGGGTGTACGATTAGAGAAACATACATTAAAGGACCACTTGATAGTGGCATTGCCGGGCAGATAGGTTCGACACTCGAGCTTGTGGTGGTCGCCCTGCCTGAACGTCTGCGATCGATCCGTGATATCGCGATCGTCGCAGAGGATCGACAGCCGGGCGCCCACCCGCAGTGCCGTGTGCTGTCGAACCATCTGGGGCAGTATTTCGCAATAGTAGTCATCCGAGTCCTCCGGCGTCACGTCCTTCAGCAGCAGCGAGTTGTTCATCATGCACTCCACCCGCTGTCCAATGGCATTCTGTCCATTGGCTATGATTGTCCGGCTCTTGTACCACACCACCGCGTTGCTAACTGTATGGATTGATTGTAAGGGTTATTAACGGGGTATGAGTTAGTGGAGCATATGCTTACGCTGAAAATTCCGTGCATCGCAGTTGAGAATCACATCATCGCCCGGCTTGGCCTCGATTCGcaggtccatttcctcaaaATACGGCGGCGCTTGTTCCTCAGCATGGCCCTTCGTCACATCGATAATTTCATCATCGAGTCCACCATAGTCATATTCGTCGTCCTGATAATTTGTATCCTTGACCTCCGTGTCTACGGGCGAGCCTGCACAGCTCACTGAAAAGTCCGAAAAGGAAATGTACCCAAGTTTAGTCAGTTTTCGTAGGGATTTTAAGTTATTCAGGAGAGACTTATGTAGCGAGCATAGTTCACATCATTGCGTCATTTTGGTTAGTATAGGTGCAAGGTGCACCAGTGAGTCATCAGAGTTGGTCCCTGAGTGGTTCCAGACTTAATTGGAACTGATAAGAATCAGACAACATCCTCAGCAACTTCTGCTTCCAATCAAAAGGGTCGCAGTACAAAGAACTCGTTTATGAGAGTGAAGTTCTGCAACGGAAATGAGTTTTCACCAGGAACGAGGGGAGATTTGATATTGCGTATTTGCAGATACAAATATTGGTTACTTGAAGTGTTTAATATTAGTCACAGCAGGTACTGGTTTTTAGGAAACTGTATGAAAAACTCCTAAAAGTATGCCGCCCGTCACTACAAAACTTTTTTGGCCATCTCCGAAAAACATTTTCGTGGGCTGAGTAGTTAATTCGCAGGTAAACAACATGCTAGATAGGAAAGATATATCTTGAGTTCTCGGTAAATTACCAAATTACCGCAGGCCATAAAGTCAGTTTCAGTCAAAGTGATATTTTTTGGAAATCTTTATGACTCTCTCTCTTTGCATAGTGAGTCCTACACAACCGAAAGGtatgaatttatgcaaattgagTGAGTAATTTCGTATGTATTAGCCATAACAATTTGCCTGCCATATGCGGCATGTAACTCACTAGTCATCTAACGGCCAAATGCCGAATGAATCGTCGTGACTCATGGCCAACTTCATCATGGCCAACACATAAGGTTATGATGGATATTGTCGGGATTACGCAAGTGGCCCAAACTCGTTATCAATGGTCGATAAACGCTCTTTAAGGTGGGCACACTCGCTCCAAAGACGGAGCCAGTTATCTTATCCATTGCAATGGCCTCTCCTTATATCCGCAGTCAGACGCCCCTTTTATGGTCTGGGCCACTTTGATGGtaggaaaaaaaacaaagaagagACAACATACTCTCGGCCAGCCGAGAGCAGCTGGGAACCTTCAGCGATCTGGTTTGGATGGGCGATGCTGGCGAAGCTGGCCTGGCCAAAACTGACAACTGCAATCCTCGGCTGGTGTCAAGGTTACGGGCACATGGAAACAGTGGCTTCCCGAGTGCGGACTCCACGCAATTGTTTGCCTGCAACTAGGTCAGAGCCAAAAGTCAGTCGAGAGGCTGGGAGATGGGAGCTCGGGTGCCCGTGAGCCCAAGTGCCCAAGTGCGTCATCCAACCCCCTGGTCGCGCATTGTCCTTGGATCGATGATGGTGGGATGTCGGGATGGCAGGGGggatggcaaataaaaaactgcTCCCCGGCAACGACATCAACAACCACTCGGCTTAAGTTCATCCGTATGGATGATGATGTGCCCAGGCCCCAAAGCCCAAAGCCCACACCCCGCACTCCCTTCGGCAGCTGCCAGTGCAATCGTTTTAAGTGGAACAATGGCGACAGGATGTCGCGGCGCCAGCTTCTCTTCCAGACTCTCCCCACTCGTCCTGCCACTCCTTCTTCGTCTCTAAACTCGAGTTCAATGTTATACACAATCGCCATTTGTGGCCTGCATTGGCACTGGGACGTCCTGGAGAATTTGTCGCAATCCACTCGGTTCTTGAGGGCAACTTTGATGACTCTGCATTCTCCGGCAGATGAAGTCATGTTTAAAATTCTAGGGAAAATAGCCAGTTGGCCTGGGATGGCTTTAAATACTGTGAGTTTGGTCATTGCTTTATTTTGGtagttggccaaaagtttgGGCTTCGTTTATGCTCTTTATCGTGACACCAATAATACTTTTCATTATGACAAATTAACACTTTAAGAGGTTCGAAAAGATTTAAGACTGTTTCAGTAGAATTCGCAGCTGCATTCTCTTGGGTATGCaacaataatttttcattactTTGCCCTACATTCCGCGTAAATATTCTCGTATATTGTTAGTAATATAAACGACTTTTCCTGGCATCAGGCGCCAGTCATGTATATATACTCCACTCGTATCAGGAAGGTCGGACAGGTCTGTAGTATCGGCCGACCATTGATAACTCCCATTGAAGATTCAGTTCAAGATTTCCGACGTCGAACTGGCTGATTGCCATTTCATGATCACACCGCTGACTCGATTTCGATGTCCCGCATATGGTCAGTGGATCGCAAACAGACGTGGATGAGTTATGGGGTCAATAAGTAAACAAATTCACAATGGCCCACATCGACAGCCCACATCCTCGACCAAGTCTGCTGACTCAATGaaatgtgtataaataaatgatgCCAACTACTCGCCAACTGCTCGCCAATCCTAAATGCACCAAATTTTCGAAATCTCTTAAAGGAAACATCGCACAGATTTTGCCGAGTCGTCAGAAATGGGGGGAAAAGATTCTTTAATCGACATGTCATGTCTAAGTCGATGGAGCAGTCAGATTGTGATGGGGGTCGTAAAAGTTCCCCGAACTGCGTGAGATTCAAATGCTGGACAGGGCAATCTTGAtagatgtacatacatgcCAATTTTgccttttaaaaatatattctattTTATTGCCCGAATTCTGAGAATATTTTCCATGCGATTTAAATCCACAAAAAAAGTACTGCCTCTgtgaaaaataatgaaaacagtattaagtttatattttcttaCCATGGTTGTTTTCTTTAAATTCCTGAAGGAGATATTAAGTTTTACTTGGGACTTTCCATATTACCcgtttttgttaattttttctttatttattatttatttattattattatcgcCTTCACGCTGACTTTTGTCACTATCAAAATAtccaaaatttatttttaaattgttagTATGACTAGTTCCACTgtaggtacatacatacatatgtatataatttaaattttcgtAGAGACACAGAAAGCACCATAAAACGCcgccaaaaaaacaaacacataataaatggaaaattaaatgaaatcaattgaaatggCAAATCGACTTCCCGCCTTCAGGAACTTTTGGGTGGGGTTATATTCATTCCACACCCATGTGGAACATTTTGATTGATCCAATCATTGATTTATGATGCGAtctttatttttggaaaaCGAATGTTTCAGCTGCCTGCGAATGCGTAATTTGATCATTTTCGAGTTCCTTGCTTTCGGTATTACCGAATAAACCAAAAGTCAGCCAAGCACTTATGCATATTGCATGGATATGTAAAACCATACACTTAATCGACAATTCCCGGAATATCATTTGATTGTACAGAAAATGGAAGACCTTGAGTCGTTGTTTTCTGAATAAATAAACTGAACTTCCATTAGGAACAGGTCTTTGTCTTTATCAACTTCAGTTCTGCAACAACTGAAGGGTGAACTAAATTTATGTTCATGCAgtcaaacaaatatttttgtttgctagATGGGTGTATTATGAAATATTGTACAAATTGACTTGGGCAAGTTGTGTTTTTGTAGGCCAAACAAGCTAGAGTATTTCTAAGCACCTAGAATTCTGATATATGAGAAGGCAAAGTTCCGAATTCCCCGCGGCATGTGgcttttagtttgttttttaatGGTATTTTCGGTCATACGCCTATTCCCATGCCTAAAATTGGCcgaatttcatttttaattaaaaagcgaacatatatatgtatgtatgtatgtaccaaTATCGAAATATGTATAATGGCCTGTGCCCTGGGTCATCTGATTACATGTGGAGCTTGGGGGCGTTTTCACGTTCACATAGGAGAAGTTTACGAGCAAATATTCAACATTAAAATGGCATTCTTTGCACAGCGTTCGTgcatggcaaatatttattccaCTCGCTTGAAAATTTGTATTCCAGACCAGAACACATGGCAACCACAGTTGGGAAAGTGACGGAGGAAAGCTTTGGGGGAGTGGGCTGGCTCCTCTTTACCGAGCCAAGGCACAGAGGTGCCGAGGTACGTGTAGTGGAATGTGGAGCGTTATCAGCAATTTGCGCCATAATTCCAAAAGCGAATGAAAGTTAACTTCCAGAGTGGAGATAAGTGATTGCCGCTCTCCCGAACGATAAGATATGGCACCTACACTTCGCCCTAGTGTGGGTTCAATTTACGCAAAAGATAAAGCCATACGCACGTGGCTCACACCTATATACCCATAAGCTATAGGCTATAACCGAGCGTATCTGGAGCTTTCTGGGGAGTACGAGTGCGAGTATacataatatgtatatacatatgtatgtggaTGGGAGAGTTCATATCTGGGCTAGCGCTGCTCATACTTATTTCTGAACGAACTACGGTTATTCATAATAACTGCCAATTACGTAAACTCATTGAGCCGTAGAGAACTCTTCAAGCTGACAGCGTTCAAGTCAAATTTTCAATAGACAACTACTGTTCAGATGGGGTATATTAGCAGGATGTAATGCAGATATTTCATATATTAGGGCTTTTctaataaaatttgaaaatattgagTTGTATCAACCCAACCCAATAACCCAGTTTTGAAACAGCATTTTTATGTACATCTGTTAGGCTTCTTCTGCTGCACTTTCGAATCTCCTTATCGCGACAAGTGgtcataaaaatattacacatCCATTACAACTCTCTCCAACTCTCTCGACTTCGATTTTTACCCGGTGTTAGCCCCTTTTTGATTAAAACACTTTGCTGgcaatcaaatcgaatcgtGTTGTTTCGAATTagttctttgtttttataggCCATTTGATTGGGTCCTTGACTTACCGTATAGTTGTCCAATTAGCAGACTAATGAGCAGCAGCCTCGTCGAATCTTTTGCTTTGATCATGATGATTTGTGTTTGCCTGGTTTGATTTTGTTGAGTTCGTTTTATCGATTGGAATTTGGTTCGGAGCTGTCGGAGGTAGGTCGTTAACTGCAATTAATATGTTTGGTTGGTACTTCATTAATTTGCTAAACCCATTATGTTACTCCCGATCGGGTGCCGCAAAAACCGCCGAAATACGTTTACAATTTACTTTTTGGCTTTATGATTTCTTAATTTCGCTTATCGTTTATTTCGTGCATTTTGTATGCGAACCGCGCCGCAGACCGGAAATTTCTAATTGGCTTGGACAAAATGCATGGAAAAGCGCCAACTACAAACgaatttttttgcaaaaaaaaaaaaaaaagtaaaaaacatATGGGAGGTAAAGAAAATATTAGAGCAATCTGTAAACATTGCTCACTCGCTTGGCCGCATTACGTTATGCAAGCCGTCagttgtatctgtatctggtgGCAATTTGCTCTCCGTCGATAAGTTGTATCTTGAAGATATTATGATCTGTACGCGAAAAATGGCCATTTGCTAGTTTAGCTACTAATTTGCAGCTCACAAACGCGTCCCTCTCTCGAGCTACAGTGCGAATTCGTTGGAAAAATACCCATTTTCTTATAACTTAAAGCTCTTATTTAGGGGCGTTTCTCAATAATTAActattaacttaatttttgtAGAGTTGAATAAAACTTTATTGCTTGATGGTTTAAAAAGCGAGAGCTGTAGAAGTGTTATTACTAGAAACATATGCCCTTCTTGCCAATTTCATTTGCTGAGGGCTTAAGGAAGTTCGACTGTATATTTCTCTTTTGGGGCTGACTCAATGCCAGCCGGCCAGTAAAGTGGGTCGAAGTGGGGGCTTTGGGGGTTCTGTGTTGGGTCAGGGTGTGCCAAGTCGAACAGCATGCAAATGTttatgcatataaataaattaatgtgcaaatgcgaaaaaaaCTTTACAGCACGAAAAGTCGATACAAAATTCGGGCTGTTGATATAAAAGTTGTTTTGCAAATGGCGGGCATAGCTTACgcatacaaacaaacaatttgcatatgcaCATATGTGCACTTAGTTGCTTATATGCTCGACtcataaaacaaacaattttgcAATGACCGATGATCATAATCCATCGCTGATGCATTTGCGCACAAATTTGAACATTTTGCAAGATTTGCTCGGCAAATAGTCGACCTATTGATTCTCTTTTTGGCAGAAGATTGACAAAAAGGTTTCACACTTTCAGGTAAATAGCAACTGAATATAAAATGCTTGTTTTAAATGACCAACTCACACAAAACTCCTAAAATCTCTTTTTAACAGTTTATGAGTATATGAGTGGGTAAGTACcattgaaatatatacatattaatttcaatgaatacttttgttttgggAAACTCAACGTATCTTCCTGCCATCTGCCGCTGTTTGTAaatatttccctttttccctGCTTCCTGCCGAACAAAAGCTCCGTGATGAGTGAGAATTTCCGCACTCACTTGTGCTGCTGAGTTTTCCCAGCAAGTATTTTATGGGTTGTCAACTGAATAGACGACACCTCAGATACAGATAAACGCTCGTTGGCACCTCCATGTGGCGACGAAAGCCCCTTTAACTACTTCTAAACGGAATTTACGCCCCTCCAGTCTGTTTATCaattataaaaatcaaagGAGGGAGTAGGTGCAACCAGGTTGTTTTCTACTCGATACTCTTTTGTGGGGTATTTAAACTTGTGCACCTTATGCATAGAAAACTTCAATCATTTTTTTGACaggtaacgggtataattaaatataattccCGTAATTA
This genomic window contains:
- the LOC120444658 gene encoding protein turtle homolog A, with the translated sequence MIKAKDSTRLLLISLLIGQLYVSCAGSPVDTEVKDTNYQDDEYDYGGLDDEIIDVTKGHAEEQAPPYFEEMDLRIEAKPGDDVILNCDARNFQLSNAVVWYKSRTIIANGQNAIGQRVECMMNNSLLLKDVTPEDSDDYYCEILPQMVRQHTALRVGARLSILCDDRDITDRSQTFRQGDHHKLECRTYLPGNATIKWSFNDLNGQPATVDHQNGVIILDNVDEKNAGDYQCLADDGSRHPPHGTVHIDVQYSPIVSTHRHNVNTEKGATAELYCNYRAKPIGRSYFIKDGKTLQLSDKYSLKDSVHNGHNRTTLLVREVIDSDLGEYLCQVENAIGSNEVKVHVSYNPETPQFEDMTAEGNKVTLHWLVRSHQPLSEAMLDYQLTGSYTWSTVLVLETHRHNNTENIWKITHQLELSRGVWHARVKTKNTQGWSHFSNDYVFEIPEGFDVEKDEEVELPPDEIVRAGIMPMSKGAASSMQQLSVGVILLGALLLRVHL